In Sphingobacterium thalpophilum, a genomic segment contains:
- a CDS encoding HigA family addiction module antitoxin, translating into MSKNLEIERELLSKPGDTILETLEFLKMTQAEFAERIGKTPGKVNDLISGKAPITVNTALQLEKVLGIDTQFWLNREANYREKLARIEQEEFLEQCIDWLKEQPLKELHEYGFLSSKKASSELAEECLKFYGVASPIQWQQLYINNYVGTNFRKSDKLNAHLSNMAAWLRIGELRLHKLELPDYNKDAFKSILVDIKVLVEQQPEDFAEQLELKCKEVGVAVIYSKSLSKAPISGATRWIAGTPLIQITDRYKTNDHFWFTFYHEAGHILLHGKKDVFIEDFDEVENDKDKEQEANDFARDWLLPDSFLETIEDTITDTITDTITEGTIRKVARAYNTHPAIVLGRLQNLNRVPFHFGGNLKVKINLDYFIKH; encoded by the coding sequence ATGAGCAAGAACTTAGAAATAGAGAGAGAATTATTATCAAAACCTGGTGACACAATTTTAGAAACCTTGGAATTTCTAAAAATGACCCAAGCAGAATTTGCAGAGCGAATTGGCAAGACACCAGGAAAGGTAAATGATTTAATTTCGGGTAAGGCACCCATTACGGTGAACACCGCGCTTCAGCTTGAAAAAGTATTAGGTATCGATACACAGTTCTGGTTAAATAGAGAAGCTAATTATCGTGAGAAATTGGCCCGAATAGAGCAGGAGGAATTTTTGGAACAATGTATTGATTGGCTTAAAGAGCAACCTCTCAAAGAATTACATGAATACGGGTTCCTATCTTCAAAAAAAGCTAGTAGCGAATTAGCAGAAGAATGTTTAAAATTTTATGGCGTTGCTTCCCCTATTCAATGGCAGCAATTATATATAAATAATTATGTGGGCACAAACTTTAGAAAGAGCGATAAGCTGAATGCACACTTAAGTAATATGGCTGCTTGGCTAAGAATTGGAGAACTGAGATTACATAAATTAGAATTACCAGATTACAACAAAGATGCATTTAAATCTATTTTGGTGGACATTAAAGTCCTCGTAGAACAGCAACCAGAAGATTTTGCAGAACAGCTTGAATTAAAATGCAAAGAGGTTGGAGTAGCAGTCATTTATTCGAAGAGTCTTTCAAAAGCGCCTATTAGTGGAGCGACAAGGTGGATTGCTGGTACACCATTAATCCAAATAACGGATCGCTATAAGACAAATGACCATTTTTGGTTTACCTTCTATCATGAAGCCGGACATATTTTACTTCATGGTAAAAAGGACGTATTTATTGAAGATTTTGACGAGGTAGAGAATGATAAGGATAAAGAACAAGAAGCTAATGATTTTGCTAGAGACTGGCTTCTCCCAGATTCTTTCCTAGAAACCATTGAAGATACAATAACAGATACAATAACAGATACAATAACAGAAGGTACAATTAGAAAAGTGGCGAGAGCATATAATACTCATCCCGCCATAGTATTAGGGCGTCTTCAAAATTTAAACCGGGTACCGTTTCATTTTGGAGGAAATTTGAAGGTAAAAATCAATTTAGATTATTTTATAAAACATTAA
- a CDS encoding type II toxin-antitoxin system RelE/ParE family toxin codes for MKITYSNKIKKKFSSAAEIKKAFGTMAKKVQARLDDIEASPNLNVLMQIPAANCHALSGNRDGEWAVNISPNHRLIFEIDNDPIPLTPTGEIDRIRVTDIRIIDTTDYH; via the coding sequence ATGAAGATCACTTATTCTAATAAAATTAAAAAGAAGTTCTCATCAGCTGCTGAGATCAAGAAAGCATTTGGCACAATGGCAAAAAAAGTACAAGCAAGATTAGATGATATTGAGGCATCACCCAACCTCAATGTTTTAATGCAAATACCCGCTGCCAATTGCCATGCGCTTTCAGGAAATCGGGATGGTGAATGGGCCGTAAATATTTCTCCTAATCACAGACTGATTTTTGAAATAGACAACGACCCAATTCCGCTCACACCAACAGGTGAGATAGATAGAATAAGAGTGACCGACATTCGAATTATTGATACGACAGACTATCATTAA
- a CDS encoding PHP domain-containing protein — protein MKKIDLHIHTVASISDSPFDFCLDTLKEYVTKLELDCIAITNHNLFDLKQFEVITQELGIRVLPGIEIDLEKGHLLLISENKELTDFATKCNEVKGLINTKEDYIDVETLNKIFPDLTKYLLIPHYDKSPNITADTLAKLSPHILAGEVTSAKKFTTCIKDNEKLTPVIFSDIRIKSGLKTYPTRQTFIDLEEITLGGIKYCLSDKSKVSMTKSDGNKFFQVTDDGLYLSTGLNVVLGERSSGKTHTLGRIMESQEEVKYIKQFALLQNDEEKFEKLLTTRHSTVNEKFFKEFKDVVDEVKNIDLRSNKLDLEKYISSLLKFASESDKFDTYSKTILFSESLLTEIELKSLENLIKATETLIENTEYKDIISKHLIIENLKNLLRDLIIKHIELHEDNLKKRWLNDVIQKIKSELRLKSTSTPPDDIDLYQILIENEKVRRFNSIVEELKKEREIDRKEIRGFKVIAKTKTYCGAQEMKNKSGKMLVFSDAFSRYDNPYSFLNSLKTTGLPETEYHKFFIDICYQTLNKHNVPVSGGERSEFNLLHEINDALQYDMLLIDEPESSFDNLFLKNEVNELLKSISQHIPVVVVTHNNTVGASIQPDYILYTKKTIVDQEISYQVFSGHPSQKTLKDQNGKEIENYDILLKCLEAGNDAYEERRIKTYETLKN, from the coding sequence TTGAAAAAGATCGACCTACATATTCATACTGTAGCTTCTATTAGCGACTCGCCCTTTGACTTTTGCCTTGATACATTAAAAGAATATGTTACCAAACTTGAATTAGATTGTATTGCTATTACAAACCATAACCTTTTTGACCTTAAGCAATTTGAAGTAATAACCCAAGAATTAGGAATTAGGGTTCTTCCAGGGATAGAAATTGATCTCGAAAAAGGACATTTACTCCTTATTTCAGAAAACAAAGAATTGACAGATTTTGCAACTAAATGTAATGAGGTAAAAGGCTTGATAAATACAAAAGAAGACTATATTGATGTTGAAACACTAAATAAAATTTTTCCTGACCTCACAAAGTATCTTCTAATTCCACATTATGACAAAAGTCCAAATATAACCGCAGACACTTTGGCCAAGCTTTCTCCTCATATATTGGCTGGCGAAGTGACTAGTGCAAAAAAATTTACGACTTGCATAAAAGATAATGAAAAACTTACACCTGTCATATTTAGTGATATTAGAATCAAAAGTGGACTAAAAACATATCCAACCCGACAAACATTCATTGATTTAGAAGAAATAACTTTGGGAGGAATAAAATATTGCCTAAGTGACAAATCCAAAGTGAGTATGACAAAAAGTGATGGTAATAAGTTTTTTCAAGTTACAGATGATGGTCTCTATCTATCGACCGGTCTCAATGTTGTTCTGGGGGAACGTTCTTCTGGTAAAACACATACATTAGGCCGCATTATGGAATCACAGGAAGAAGTGAAATACATAAAGCAGTTTGCCTTATTACAAAATGACGAAGAAAAGTTTGAAAAATTACTCACAACGAGACATAGTACTGTCAATGAGAAATTTTTCAAAGAATTCAAAGACGTGGTAGATGAGGTCAAAAATATTGACCTTAGATCGAACAAATTAGATCTTGAAAAATATATATCAAGTTTATTAAAATTTGCATCTGAAAGCGATAAATTCGACACTTACTCTAAAACGATACTCTTTAGTGAATCACTACTTACGGAGATTGAACTGAAATCGTTAGAAAACCTTATCAAAGCAACGGAAACTTTGATAGAAAATACCGAGTATAAAGATATTATCAGTAAGCATTTGATTATCGAGAATCTTAAAAACCTATTAAGAGATCTTATTATCAAACACATAGAGCTTCATGAAGATAATCTAAAAAAAAGGTGGCTGAACGATGTTATACAAAAAATAAAAAGTGAACTACGGCTTAAATCAACTTCTACACCCCCTGATGATATTGACCTTTATCAAATTCTTATTGAAAATGAAAAAGTAAGAAGATTTAATTCTATCGTCGAGGAATTAAAAAAAGAAAGAGAAATAGATAGAAAGGAAATCAGAGGTTTTAAAGTCATAGCTAAAACAAAAACCTATTGTGGTGCGCAAGAAATGAAAAATAAGAGTGGTAAGATGCTTGTATTTAGTGATGCATTTTCAAGATATGATAACCCGTACAGCTTTTTAAATTCATTGAAAACAACTGGACTTCCTGAAACGGAGTATCATAAATTTTTTATTGACATTTGTTATCAAACATTGAATAAGCATAATGTCCCTGTCTCAGGAGGGGAAAGATCTGAATTCAATCTTTTACATGAGATAAATGATGCCCTTCAATATGACATGCTTCTCATTGACGAACCGGAATCTTCATTTGACAATTTATTCCTTAAAAATGAGGTTAATGAACTTCTAAAGTCAATATCCCAGCATATTCCAGTTGTAGTCGTCACACACAACAATACCGTTGGCGCATCAATACAACCCGATTATATACTTTACACAAAGAAAACTATAGTAGATCAAGAAATAAGTTACCAAGTATTCAGTGGACATCCGTCTCAAAAGACATTAAAAGATCAAAACGGAAAAGAGATAGAAAACTATGATATTTTGCTAAAGTGCCTAGAAGCTGGTAATGATGCTTATGAAGAAAGAAGAATAAAAACTTATGAAACACTTAAAAATTAA
- a CDS encoding HEPN domain-containing protein produces MNQLSHLPQRKQDELTEIVKVICEVANPVKVILFGSHTTDKWVEDEYEERGAKYSYISDYDILVVIPDGDKDKEHDIASKIENRTLKYKNDVSPIVHSFNYVNKGLEMGQYFFRDIIKEGIVLFDSGEFIFSKSKSLSKQQEREFAIQNFETWIKAGSSFFDGTKALLENALDKGLNFRQVIFNLNQTAEKFYGGILLIFFGYKPKTHRLKVYRKYSKNISDKLNQIFNYPIGDSEEYRLFDILNKSYLEARYQDDYYIDIEDLKKLISKVEILEEISISLCEEKIKSLN; encoded by the coding sequence ATGAACCAACTATCCCATTTACCGCAACGCAAACAGGACGAATTAACTGAAATCGTGAAGGTCATCTGTGAAGTAGCAAATCCGGTTAAGGTTATCTTATTTGGCAGTCACACGACTGATAAGTGGGTAGAGGATGAATACGAGGAGAGGGGAGCGAAGTATTCTTACATCAGCGACTACGATATTCTGGTGGTGATACCTGATGGCGACAAGGATAAAGAGCATGATATTGCTAGCAAGATAGAAAACAGAACGCTAAAATATAAGAATGATGTAAGTCCTATTGTACATAGCTTTAACTATGTAAATAAAGGGTTAGAGATGGGGCAGTACTTCTTTAGGGATATCATCAAAGAGGGGATTGTTCTTTTTGATTCAGGAGAATTTATCTTTTCAAAATCTAAATCATTGAGCAAACAGCAGGAAAGGGAATTTGCAATACAGAATTTTGAGACTTGGATTAAGGCAGGCAGTTCATTTTTTGATGGTACTAAAGCACTGTTGGAAAATGCATTAGATAAAGGGCTAAACTTTAGACAAGTTATTTTTAACCTTAATCAAACTGCTGAAAAGTTCTACGGTGGAATTCTTCTGATATTTTTTGGGTACAAGCCAAAGACACATCGACTAAAAGTTTATCGGAAATATTCTAAAAATATATCTGATAAGCTCAATCAAATTTTTAATTATCCGATTGGTGATAGTGAAGAGTATCGATTATTTGATATTTTAAATAAGAGCTATTTGGAAGCTCGATACCAAGACGATTATTATATTGATATTGAGGATCTGAAAAAGTTAATATCCAAAGTCGAGATATTGGAGGAAATTTCAATATCTCTATGTGAAGAGAAAATAAAAAGCTTAAACTAA
- a CDS encoding helix-turn-helix domain-containing protein, which yields MNEERDLPRLIEVGAFLRQLREKAGLSQDQLATRCDLTKSNISNIENGKKDFNFTTFLEYAKGLGKQPQDLLDNDFIFSKKW from the coding sequence ATGAATGAAGAACGTGATTTACCAAGATTAATTGAAGTAGGAGCTTTTCTTAGACAACTAAGGGAAAAGGCTGGACTTAGTCAAGATCAACTTGCTACGCGCTGCGATTTGACTAAAAGTAATATTAGCAATATCGAAAATGGTAAAAAGGATTTTAATTTCACTACTTTCTTAGAGTATGCGAAAGGACTAGGTAAGCAACCTCAAGATCTTCTAGATAATGATTTTATTTTTTCAAAAAAATGGTAG
- a CDS encoding redoxin domain-containing protein has product MMKKLKLQSNSSALLYIQLLKITVLVILYFLVSMFSLSAQTPRKNNGADGLLSRSAIKKLNLLIALCSLCFPTMLKAQFYTPDSSSLYVGDKVPEHFYTKKYKLFDLKSKAESIGDLSADRDKLIVLDFWANWCKPCLYYLMKMDSISKELDPSKVKIIPVTYQSSKDLIKIAERFAWNYRSITEDTVLAKMFPHQSLPHMIWIYRGKVVAKPKSDYVSKENIASILHEDMPKMVQNNAIKAIDPNRSLFTADNGRADLLVEQKGFKMAGFVDQYFTVPLTIHRGRDSMLIYSINNPLDQLIYQAFRQDVFQLFDITSAFQWNVSPSILQKQSFHEPVPSYQGDYAQDLKVRDWMLHNYYSYALKLPASYTDADVRHLLQQRLQKAILAHFGLKVELIRGPRKRYAALQRIRPLSAVKKLLQQPLSAKQSADTVQAEVAFFDQPHFQLFVSAPLRNMKQLKLDENAVINETDIPNDFMASFAFPKSMRQATELQSVQQELKRYGMKIVIMDRKVPMLRVSQVKKINR; this is encoded by the coding sequence ATGATGAAAAAATTAAAACTACAATCCAATAGCAGTGCACTGCTATATATTCAACTACTAAAGATCACGGTACTTGTGATCTTATACTTCTTAGTTTCTATGTTTAGTTTATCAGCTCAGACGCCCCGCAAGAACAACGGGGCCGATGGGCTACTTTCAAGATCAGCAATTAAAAAACTGAATCTTTTAATTGCTTTATGTTCATTGTGCTTTCCAACTATGCTAAAGGCACAATTTTATACGCCAGATTCGAGTTCTTTATATGTAGGCGATAAAGTGCCGGAACACTTTTATACTAAAAAGTATAAGTTATTTGACCTTAAATCTAAAGCTGAATCAATCGGTGATCTGAGTGCCGATCGTGACAAGTTAATCGTATTGGACTTTTGGGCCAACTGGTGTAAGCCTTGTCTCTACTACCTGATGAAAATGGATTCCATCTCCAAAGAATTGGATCCGTCCAAAGTAAAGATTATCCCTGTTACTTATCAGTCTAGTAAAGATCTGATCAAAATAGCCGAGCGTTTTGCTTGGAACTATCGGTCCATTACCGAAGATACGGTATTGGCCAAAATGTTTCCGCACCAAAGCCTACCGCATATGATCTGGATCTACAGAGGTAAGGTGGTCGCAAAACCTAAGTCAGACTATGTCTCCAAGGAGAATATTGCATCGATCCTACATGAAGATATGCCCAAGATGGTGCAGAACAATGCTATTAAAGCTATAGATCCAAACAGGTCCTTGTTTACAGCTGATAATGGCAGAGCAGATCTTTTGGTAGAGCAAAAGGGCTTTAAGATGGCTGGTTTTGTGGATCAATATTTTACGGTTCCCCTGACTATCCATCGTGGCAGGGATAGTATGTTGATCTATTCAATCAATAATCCATTGGACCAGCTTATTTATCAGGCTTTTCGTCAGGATGTCTTCCAGCTATTTGATATTACATCGGCCTTTCAGTGGAATGTATCGCCATCTATCCTGCAAAAACAATCTTTTCATGAGCCTGTACCAAGCTATCAAGGCGATTATGCGCAGGACCTGAAAGTAAGGGATTGGATGTTGCACAATTATTATAGCTATGCTCTAAAACTACCTGCATCGTATACTGATGCTGACGTCAGGCATCTCTTACAGCAAAGGCTGCAAAAGGCAATACTTGCTCATTTTGGGTTAAAAGTAGAGCTTATTCGAGGCCCCCGAAAGCGGTATGCTGCACTGCAAAGAATTCGGCCATTATCGGCCGTAAAAAAGCTATTGCAGCAGCCCTTATCTGCAAAGCAATCTGCCGATACTGTACAGGCAGAGGTTGCCTTTTTTGATCAGCCACATTTTCAGCTATTTGTTTCTGCACCGCTCAGAAATATGAAACAGCTCAAGCTAGATGAAAATGCTGTCATTAACGAAACGGATATACCAAACGATTTCATGGCATCTTTTGCATTCCCTAAATCTATGCGACAGGCAACGGAGCTACAATCTGTACAACAGGAACTGAAACGCTACGGTATGAAAATCGTTATCATGGATCGAAAAGTACCTATGCTACGCGTTTCGCAAGTCAAAAAAATCAATCGTTAA
- a CDS encoding SusC/RagA family TonB-linked outer membrane protein gives MKRIILFYIYLFPALLWAQNRVTGIVSDSIGNPLEKASIVLLPQGLQQSSAKDGSFAFLLGSNSRIQFSMVGYERKVIELEQGRDQHINVVLSASQQKLDEVLVNTGYYKVDKSRVAGSFNTIDNKQLQFNPNGSIIERLEGITPSLQFDRKLNINENVGEPALRLRGLSSIQSSTEPLIILDNFPYKGSINTINPDDIESITILKDAAAASIWGARAGNGVIVLTTKKGRANDAIKVSFGTQLVQSDRPDLFYNPNFLDSKSMMEVEKTLFDRGYYKKANQTMLPDYVSLLFKLKENKIDQTKFDQIKNRMEMQDIRKEAKGELYRKAVTQRYNLMLSGGSTKNRFVLSGSFNKDLLNVIGNKAQRYTLRGANELKLTSQLTLNTEVQVARLDNVNNGYNLTNLNGTRTLSPYTFLRNVDGTAASTNYKYLREYVEQAESTGLLNWDFKPLEDRELLNKSNQSKNLLLAAGLNYRLLEGLSLDLKYQYQNISNSSQNWYDKDSYYVRNLVNQYTQTDMTRIIPYGGILEGGTNRNIVNHNFRLQGNYQKKFATNYELSALAGAEISANLTKDLPGFRLFDYNRDILTNQIAFDYTNLYKLRPNGSARVPVPPNNMQDITERFLSYFANASLTIQDRHSFSGSVRWDASNIFGVKTNQKGVPLWSLGAKEKLIAFDFLKNNWLSQLDVRATYGVNGNINAALSALPSAFFNNYDLMTGLPYSQLRSAGNPNLRWEKIKILNLGLDFGFLKQRLTGSVEYFHKKGTDLIGQKLYDPTTGISPVDGTYYIDNSVNYANMITKGLDFNLRALLLQGDFKWSVNTLLSYTSNKVTDYMAASRVSTSSYVTSPVPTVGKSLDQLYAWKFGGLSAENGMILTPNGDQDYLKYINNAKIEDLEYVGLKFPPWQGSLMQNFNYKGFELNANIEFKLGFYLRRESIDYSKLFANGIGNRDYERRWQKIGDEQFTTVPAMPTNVDNRRDALYANSMALIEKGDFVRLSNIQMAYTFKWRNVKSVQTRVFGAINNLGMLYRANKSGLDPDFYQANYPKPRTYTIGFQLDF, from the coding sequence ATGAAACGTATCATTTTATTCTATATCTATCTCTTCCCAGCACTATTATGGGCGCAAAATCGGGTCACCGGGATAGTGTCCGATAGTATCGGAAATCCCTTAGAAAAGGCGTCAATTGTGTTATTGCCCCAGGGGTTACAGCAATCGAGCGCAAAGGATGGTTCCTTTGCTTTCCTCCTGGGCAGTAACTCCCGTATCCAATTTAGTATGGTTGGGTATGAGCGCAAGGTAATAGAACTGGAACAGGGGCGGGACCAGCATATTAACGTTGTACTATCCGCTAGTCAACAAAAATTGGACGAGGTATTGGTTAATACGGGTTATTACAAGGTGGACAAAAGTCGTGTAGCGGGTTCGTTCAATACCATTGACAATAAACAGCTGCAGTTTAATCCCAATGGTAGCATCATTGAACGACTTGAAGGGATTACCCCAAGTCTCCAGTTCGACCGGAAACTGAACATCAATGAAAACGTGGGCGAACCTGCTTTACGACTTCGGGGGCTGAGTTCCATTCAGTCCAGCACTGAGCCATTGATTATCCTCGATAATTTTCCATACAAAGGAAGTATCAATACGATCAATCCTGATGACATTGAAAGTATCACGATATTAAAAGATGCCGCTGCCGCCAGTATATGGGGGGCACGTGCCGGTAACGGAGTGATTGTGCTTACAACAAAAAAAGGACGGGCGAACGATGCCATAAAGGTAAGCTTCGGTACTCAGCTTGTCCAGTCCGATCGGCCCGACCTTTTTTACAATCCCAATTTTCTGGATTCCAAAAGCATGATGGAGGTCGAAAAAACATTGTTCGACCGTGGCTATTATAAGAAAGCCAATCAGACAATGCTGCCCGACTATGTCTCGCTCTTGTTCAAATTGAAGGAAAATAAGATCGATCAGACCAAGTTTGACCAGATCAAAAACCGTATGGAAATGCAGGATATTCGGAAGGAAGCCAAAGGGGAGCTTTACCGAAAGGCAGTAACGCAGCGTTACAACTTGATGCTTTCCGGTGGTTCTACCAAAAACCGTTTTGTGCTTTCGGGTAGCTTCAATAAGGATCTACTGAATGTAATTGGCAATAAAGCACAGCGGTACACGCTGCGTGGAGCCAATGAGCTTAAATTAACATCCCAGCTAACACTGAATACCGAAGTGCAGGTTGCAAGGTTAGACAATGTCAATAATGGTTATAACCTGACGAATCTGAACGGAACAAGAACCTTATCTCCATATACTTTTCTGCGTAATGTGGATGGCACTGCGGCTTCAACTAACTATAAATATCTACGGGAATATGTAGAACAGGCTGAAAGCACAGGCTTGCTCAATTGGGATTTTAAGCCATTGGAAGACCGTGAGCTCTTAAATAAATCAAACCAAAGCAAGAATCTGTTGCTCGCGGCGGGATTAAATTATAGGTTGCTTGAGGGCCTATCCTTGGATCTCAAATATCAATACCAGAATATAAGCAACAGCTCGCAGAATTGGTACGATAAGGACAGTTATTATGTACGTAACCTTGTCAACCAATACACGCAGACGGATATGACGCGGATCATCCCATACGGTGGTATATTGGAAGGTGGTACCAACCGTAATATTGTTAATCATAATTTTCGTTTGCAAGGAAATTATCAGAAAAAGTTTGCTACTAATTATGAACTCAGCGCATTGGCTGGAGCGGAGATCAGTGCCAACCTGACGAAAGATCTGCCTGGATTTCGTTTATTTGATTACAACAGGGATATTTTAACCAATCAGATTGCTTTCGATTATACTAATCTGTACAAATTGCGACCAAACGGTTCGGCCCGTGTTCCTGTCCCGCCCAATAATATGCAGGATATTACCGAGCGATTTTTGTCCTATTTTGCAAATGCTTCATTAACCATACAAGACCGACATAGTTTCAGCGGCAGCGTACGTTGGGATGCCTCGAATATCTTTGGTGTAAAGACCAATCAAAAAGGTGTACCGTTATGGTCTTTGGGTGCCAAGGAAAAGCTAATTGCCTTTGACTTCCTTAAAAATAATTGGCTTTCGCAACTGGATGTTAGGGCTACCTATGGAGTCAATGGAAATATCAATGCCGCATTGAGTGCCCTGCCCTCGGCCTTCTTTAATAATTATGATCTGATGACCGGTTTGCCTTATAGTCAGCTCCGCAGTGCGGGCAACCCGAATCTTCGTTGGGAAAAAATAAAGATCTTAAATCTTGGACTAGACTTTGGCTTTTTGAAACAGCGACTAACTGGTTCGGTCGAGTACTTCCATAAAAAAGGAACAGATCTCATCGGGCAGAAATTGTATGATCCCACCACAGGAATTAGTCCTGTAGACGGTACTTATTACATCGATAACTCAGTGAATTATGCCAACATGATCACCAAAGGTCTTGATTTCAATTTACGTGCTTTGCTATTACAGGGTGATTTTAAATGGTCAGTCAATACACTATTGAGCTATACAAGCAATAAGGTGACGGATTACATGGCTGCTTCTCGGGTCTCGACTTCAAGCTATGTAACTAGTCCTGTTCCGACAGTAGGAAAGTCTCTTGATCAGCTTTACGCATGGAAATTTGGGGGGCTAAGTGCCGAAAATGGAATGATCTTGACGCCGAACGGTGATCAGGATTACCTGAAGTATATAAACAATGCAAAGATTGAGGATCTTGAGTATGTAGGGCTGAAATTCCCGCCCTGGCAGGGCAGTTTGATGCAGAACTTTAATTATAAGGGCTTCGAACTAAATGCAAATATCGAGTTTAAACTGGGATTTTACCTGAGAAGAGAATCAATTGATTACAGCAAACTTTTTGCGAATGGTATAGGCAATCGTGACTATGAACGACGTTGGCAGAAAATAGGGGATGAGCAGTTTACGACGGTGCCTGCTATGCCAACAAACGTGGATAATAGAAGGGACGCGCTTTATGCAAACTCGATGGCATTGATTGAGAAAGGTGATTTTGTACGGCTTTCCAATATACAAATGGCTTATACCTTCAAATGGAGGAATGTAAAATCTGTTCAAACCCGGGTATTTGGCGCTATTAATAATTTAGGCATGCTGTATAGAGCGAATAAATCAGGATTGGATCCCGATTTTTATCAGGCTAATTATCCTAAACCAAGAACTTACACAATAGGCTTTCAACTTGATTTTTAA
- a CDS encoding RagB/SusD family nutrient uptake outer membrane protein, translating to MKTFLLFLCSMFLLACNPDYLDLKRDKSQTVPTTLDDFDGLLGNSMTMNQSSSHTLGMISGDEYEVHDASVGLVSRDFERAAFLWQPDIFGNAESEDWNGAYRRILYCNIILEGLQKVARNETNKVRYDRIKGECLFQRSLMFFNLAMQFAALPADKQRSIYGIPLRTESDPEQKNARNTVQETYDRIIADLLEAESLLPQEGLSIYRADKVAVQALLARVYLVLEDYNSASAYSMKTIQADHTLLNYNSLDPNLNFPFPSYGSGNTEILFYDMPDYAELISETHAKIPDVFYNSFDQNDLRKILFFRSEDPEKITFRGTYGGNYVDFSGLSLDESYLTLAECLVRQGEINQGISYLKKLLTSRFKRESTVYIPVLNQQEALKFVLNERKKELLFRGVRWMDLRRLNLSEETAIVLHRNYEGKELVLNPNDVRYIFPIPQSVLLNSDVIQIPR from the coding sequence ATGAAAACATTTCTATTATTTTTATGCAGCATGTTTCTGCTGGCATGTAATCCGGATTATCTGGATCTAAAACGGGACAAAAGTCAAACCGTCCCCACAACCTTGGATGATTTTGATGGGTTGCTAGGCAATTCAATGACAATGAACCAGTCTTCAAGTCATACATTAGGAATGATTAGTGGCGATGAGTACGAAGTTCATGATGCCTCCGTAGGTCTCGTGTCAAGAGATTTCGAAAGGGCTGCCTTTTTATGGCAACCTGATATATTTGGAAACGCAGAAAGCGAAGACTGGAACGGTGCATATCGTCGGATATTGTATTGTAATATTATTTTGGAAGGACTGCAAAAAGTTGCAAGAAATGAGACAAATAAAGTACGTTATGATCGTATTAAAGGTGAATGCTTGTTTCAACGATCTTTAATGTTTTTTAATTTGGCGATGCAATTTGCTGCATTACCCGCAGATAAGCAACGATCTATCTATGGAATTCCGCTGCGTACAGAAAGTGACCCTGAGCAAAAAAATGCAAGAAATACTGTTCAGGAAACTTATGATAGGATAATAGCAGATCTGTTGGAGGCAGAATCGCTTTTGCCACAGGAAGGACTTTCGATTTATAGAGCTGATAAAGTTGCCGTACAGGCCTTGCTTGCCAGAGTTTATCTCGTTCTTGAAGATTACAATAGTGCTTCTGCCTATTCCATGAAGACGATTCAGGCTGATCATACCTTATTAAATTACAATAGCCTTGACCCGAATTTGAATTTTCCATTTCCATCCTATGGATCAGGAAATACGGAAATATTATTTTATGATATGCCAGACTATGCCGAACTGATAAGCGAAACGCATGCAAAAATTCCGGATGTCTTTTATAATTCCTTTGATCAAAATGATCTGAGAAAAATCCTATTTTTTAGATCGGAGGATCCGGAGAAAATAACGTTCAGAGGTACATATGGTGGAAATTACGTGGATTTTTCGGGATTATCCCTTGATGAGTCTTACCTCACACTGGCCGAATGTTTAGTCAGACAAGGGGAGATAAATCAGGGCATTTCATACTTGAAAAAGCTACTGACTAGTAGGTTTAAGCGAGAAAGTACTGTGTATATTCCAGTATTGAACCAGCAGGAGGCATTAAAATTTGTGCTTAATGAACGCAAAAAGGAGCTGCTTTTTAGAGGAGTTAGGTGGATGGATCTTCGGAGATTAAATCTATCGGAGGAAACGGCAATTGTATTACATAGGAACTATGAGGGAAAGGAACTTGTCCTTAATCCAAATGATGTACGATATATTTTCCCAATTCCGCAGAGTGTGTTGCTAAATTCAGATGTGATACAGATACCGCGTTAA